The following proteins are co-located in the Parafrankia discariae genome:
- a CDS encoding ABC transporter permease — MSPDSDHGTDHETGRPAARPAAAVAGAAGPAGAAGPVPGIPAQTGAAPGPRPGSVLGPGPGDLGDYSALGSWATVRLVAGRELGVRLRSRVFRITTAVLLVLLVGAAVVIDLVGDGESTKSVGVTAAESAIAAPLAAAARSMDVAITSREVPDEATGMREVADGDLDILVTAAPNGLRVAVKEDLSDALTGVMTVLARQQVLDNEISVLGGDPARVNAAVAATRVDFVELDPAPPHQGERLVLGIAAALLIYMGLMLYGPAVSQGVVEEKSSRVVELLLSTVRPWTLMAGKVLGIGLVALIQMIVLSGGGLVAALVTGALSLPSGEATGTVIWSVVWYVIGFFLYALPFAAVGAMVSRQEDVGGISSPIVLAIVVPWVLGISIVPGDPDNGLIAVLSLLPIFAPVLMPMRIALGVAPVWQLVLSVVLALALIGVLVRLTGRIYRNAVLRTGARVSFRDALREA; from the coding sequence ATGAGCCCGGATTCCGATCACGGGACCGATCACGAGACCGGTCGCCCGGCCGCCCGCCCGGCCGCGGCCGTGGCAGGAGCGGCGGGCCCGGCAGGAGCGGCCGGCCCGGTCCCCGGCATCCCGGCGCAGACCGGCGCCGCCCCGGGGCCCCGACCTGGCTCGGTGCTCGGGCCTGGTCCCGGGGACCTGGGCGACTATTCGGCGCTGGGCTCCTGGGCGACGGTGCGGCTCGTCGCCGGTCGCGAGCTCGGCGTGCGGCTGCGCTCCAGGGTCTTCCGGATCACCACCGCCGTCCTGCTCGTCCTGCTCGTCGGCGCCGCGGTCGTGATCGACCTGGTCGGCGACGGGGAGTCGACGAAGTCCGTCGGCGTGACGGCGGCGGAGTCCGCGATCGCCGCGCCGCTCGCCGCCGCGGCCCGGAGCATGGACGTCGCCATCACGAGCCGTGAGGTGCCCGACGAGGCCACCGGCATGCGCGAGGTCGCCGACGGCGATCTGGACATCCTGGTGACCGCGGCCCCGAACGGCCTGCGCGTCGCCGTCAAGGAGGACCTGAGCGACGCGCTGACCGGCGTGATGACGGTTCTCGCCCGCCAGCAGGTCCTCGACAACGAGATCAGCGTGCTCGGTGGCGATCCGGCCCGGGTGAACGCGGCGGTCGCCGCCACCCGGGTCGACTTCGTCGAGCTCGACCCGGCACCGCCGCACCAGGGCGAGCGGCTCGTCCTCGGGATCGCCGCCGCGCTGCTGATCTACATGGGCCTGATGCTCTACGGACCGGCCGTCTCCCAGGGCGTGGTCGAGGAGAAGTCGAGCCGGGTGGTCGAGCTGCTGCTGTCGACGGTCCGCCCGTGGACGCTCATGGCCGGCAAGGTGCTGGGCATCGGGCTGGTGGCGCTGATCCAGATGATCGTGCTGTCCGGTGGGGGCCTGGTCGCCGCGCTGGTAACCGGCGCACTGTCCCTGCCCTCCGGTGAGGCCACCGGGACGGTGATCTGGTCGGTGGTCTGGTACGTCATCGGGTTCTTCCTGTACGCCCTCCCGTTCGCCGCCGTCGGGGCGATGGTCTCCCGGCAGGAGGACGTCGGCGGCATCTCGAGTCCCATCGTGCTGGCGATCGTGGTGCCCTGGGTGCTGGGGATCTCGATCGTGCCGGGCGATCCCGACAACGGCCTGATCGCGGTGCTGTCCCTGCTGCCGATCTTCGCGCCGGTGCTGATGCCGATGCGGATCGCGCTCGGGGTGGCCCCGGTCTGGCAGCTCGTCCTGTCGGTGGTGCTGGCCCTGGCGTTGATCGGCGTACTCGTTCGGCTCACCGGGCGGATCTACCGCAACGCGGTGCTGCGGACCGGGGCGAGGGTCTCGTTCCGGGACGCCCTGCGCGAGGCCTGA
- a CDS encoding DUF1918 domain-containing protein, translating to MYASVGDRFVVHGRTVGCPERHGVIVDVRGVAGSPPYVVRWDDGHEGLFFPGADSTIELRPAREHARA from the coding sequence ATGTACGCATCCGTCGGGGACCGCTTCGTCGTCCACGGCCGGACTGTCGGGTGCCCGGAGCGCCATGGGGTGATCGTCGACGTCCGCGGGGTCGCCGGTAGCCCTCCGTACGTGGTCCGCTGGGATGACGGCCACGAGGGCCTGTTCTTCCCGGGCGCCGACTCCACGATCGAGCTGCGGCCGGCACGGGAGCACGCGAGGGCCTGA
- a CDS encoding phosphatase PAP2 family protein, with translation MVSIPFPSHGRAGSATGSVPVHSGSSGWRATRAGRAAGATIFFVGQVLLLGALYLIYRTGRQLAVGREPEALANARDVWSLERLLDLPNESAVQQLALHSTELLELANRFYIGVHFPASITFLLWVMIRHRDYWPRVRTVILASTGAALMIHILYPLAPPRFLPQELPHVTLIDTGAVFGPSPYTAGDTVANQYAAMPSLHVGWSILVAWGVVTILRSRARWLVIAHPVITTVVVVITANHYWLDGMIGGGLVATAVQLTRPEVHARMRLWTITAGQWVWGRAGEATVPLGGSHPGARGGAGAGVALDAGVGIGADAGVGKTTGADPRPGPDHRKGTDHPVGVPSSVALAAVLPAARGRPPVADLPVQRPLPRGGAEPEDRPPSAARADVAGAEPAGGESG, from the coding sequence ATGGTGAGCATTCCGTTTCCTTCGCACGGGCGGGCCGGGTCCGCGACCGGGTCTGTCCCGGTCCACTCGGGAAGCTCCGGGTGGCGGGCGACCCGCGCCGGCCGCGCGGCCGGCGCGACGATCTTCTTCGTCGGCCAGGTGCTGCTGCTCGGCGCGCTCTATCTGATCTATCGCACCGGGCGGCAGTTGGCCGTCGGCCGGGAGCCCGAAGCGCTGGCCAACGCGCGGGACGTCTGGAGCCTGGAACGCCTGCTCGACCTGCCCAACGAGTCCGCGGTCCAGCAGCTCGCGCTGCACTCCACCGAGCTGCTGGAGCTGGCGAACCGGTTCTACATCGGGGTCCACTTCCCGGCGTCGATCACATTCCTGCTGTGGGTGATGATCCGGCACCGGGACTACTGGCCCCGAGTCCGCACGGTGATCCTCGCGTCCACCGGCGCCGCGCTCATGATCCACATCCTGTACCCGCTGGCGCCGCCCCGGTTTCTGCCGCAGGAGCTGCCCCACGTCACCCTGATCGACACCGGCGCGGTCTTCGGCCCCTCCCCGTACACCGCCGGCGACACCGTGGCCAACCAGTACGCGGCCATGCCGAGCCTGCACGTCGGCTGGTCGATCCTGGTCGCCTGGGGGGTGGTGACCATCCTGCGGTCGCGGGCCCGGTGGCTCGTCATCGCCCATCCGGTGATCACCACCGTCGTCGTCGTGATCACCGCGAACCACTACTGGCTGGACGGAATGATCGGCGGTGGCCTGGTGGCCACGGCGGTTCAGCTCACCCGGCCCGAGGTGCACGCCCGGATGCGGCTGTGGACCATCACCGCCGGCCAGTGGGTGTGGGGACGGGCCGGTGAGGCGACCGTGCCGCTCGGCGGATCACATCCCGGAGCCCGCGGTGGCGCGGGTGCCGGCGTAGCCCTGGACGCGGGGGTCGGCATAGGCGCGGACGCGGGTGTCGGGAAGACGACTGGTGCGGATCCGCGGCCCGGACCGGACCACAGGAAGGGTACGGACCACCCGGTGGGCGTGCCCTCCTCCGTGGCCCTCGCAGCGGTGCTTCCGGCCGCGCGCGGCCGACCTCCCGTCGCAGACCTGCCCGTACAGCGCCCGCTTCCCCGGGGCGGCGCCGAGCCGGAGGACCGCCCGCCCTCGGCGGCGCGGGCCGATGTCGCCGGGGCGGAACCGGCCGGCGGCGAGAGCGGCTGA
- a CDS encoding GNAT family N-acetyltransferase, whose translation MTPSSKAVTGALGRGPTFVLVAGVPPAAVFDLRHEVFVGEQGVPADLERDALDASADHAVIVGAGGLVLATARLITPAGGAEPAAGRGRFGVVGRVAVRRPYRGRGLGQFVTEALEQLAVERGLTAIELHAQQRVEEFYRRAGYRPRPARFGPVRDSEAGIDHIWLRRDLEPGPRLDPGRDPRPAGVGELWVGGVAPDALRVIERLGYARTGREREPPEQGARERAGVPELEYRRASVAP comes from the coding sequence GTGACGCCTTCCTCGAAGGCCGTCACCGGTGCCCTTGGCAGAGGTCCAACCTTTGTCCTCGTCGCGGGCGTCCCGCCGGCGGCGGTGTTCGACCTGCGCCACGAGGTCTTCGTCGGGGAGCAGGGCGTGCCCGCCGACCTGGAGCGCGACGCCCTGGACGCGAGTGCCGACCACGCCGTAATCGTCGGTGCGGGCGGCCTCGTGCTCGCGACAGCCCGGCTGATCACCCCGGCGGGTGGCGCGGAGCCGGCCGCCGGGCGCGGGAGGTTCGGCGTGGTCGGGCGGGTCGCCGTCCGGCGCCCCTACCGCGGGCGGGGCCTCGGGCAGTTCGTCACCGAGGCCCTCGAACAACTCGCGGTCGAGCGGGGGCTGACCGCGATCGAACTGCACGCGCAGCAACGGGTCGAGGAGTTCTACCGGCGGGCCGGCTACCGGCCGCGGCCCGCCCGTTTCGGGCCGGTGCGCGACAGCGAGGCCGGCATCGACCACATCTGGCTGCGCCGCGACCTCGAACCCGGGCCGCGCCTCGACCCGGGTCGGGATCCACGGCCCGCCGGGGTCGGCGAGCTGTGGGTCGGCGGCGTCGCCCCGGACGCGCTCCGTGTCATCGAGCGTCTCGGCTACGCGCGTACGGGCCGGGAGCGTGAGCCGCCGGAGCAGGGGGCGCGGGAGCGTGCGGGAGTACCTGAACTGGAGTACCGCCGTGCTTCGGTCGCGCCGTGA
- a CDS encoding efflux RND transporter permease subunit, which translates to MPSSPAPSDPSAPPGGSARFWSGLGRTVGRRTGVVAVVAVIITAVLGLGLTKLEFTTGQDNYLNSDSQVAKDNVAYQGLFGGQAMIVLFTTKPGADLVDLFTTGNVKKFRDLSAQLEKDPRIESVITPLTALQFTANLVTSPDGNPISSPAGQILLDAQSRDPNPDSAKRRLADSLRTLERINAIPADRRDFDDPEWADFLLHDNTGAVRKSLESFFPTDRTAQMIVRLKGNASIKEEGRGASATEAAMKDLTFDNADVMTTGAAVLLRDINDYLRGGFLTLGAISLVIMAGLLLVAFAVRWRLLPLGVVAVGLVWAFGLAGYLGVPLSVVTIAGMPVLLGVGIDFAVQLHSRVEEEAQLDRARDPVTEALARLMPALAVAAVAGVVAFLALEFSQVPMIRDFGVLLAIGLPVIVVATVLLSAASLGFRERRSPTAPKDYSRGPLGRAVVGLGSLPRATAIPLVVLAVAIFAGGLVVEGDLKVQTDPEKWVNQDSQVVHDIQSLKAQTGSSSELGVFIQSGDVFDDETVKFVHDFTYQQLEEHPRELVTASSLVTTISFLMEVPDTTLLAPTGADIERAYRVTPEAIQKSTVNLDGKALNLIFRTGPGALEERAVVVDDIRATVNPPEGIRATPSGLAVVGTGLLENFEKNRIELTYFALIGVFLILLLWHRNIVRAVVSVVPVLIAVGLTAIVSWLAGFDLSPLTAVGGPLVIALCTEFTTLIVMRHIEERRRGRDPLGAIEEAAARTGRAFMVSALAAVIGIVVLAFSSLPLLRDFGLVVALNVGVALLSALVVLPPLLLWADERGWVYRGPRAAAGTIPRPTPAEVGGSAEIGGPAGSPTPPAAGSSTGPTPES; encoded by the coding sequence ATGCCAAGCTCGCCAGCGCCGTCCGATCCGTCCGCCCCGCCCGGTGGGTCGGCGCGATTCTGGTCGGGCCTCGGACGCACGGTCGGCCGCCGGACGGGCGTGGTGGCCGTGGTGGCCGTGATCATCACCGCGGTGCTCGGCCTGGGCCTGACCAAGCTGGAATTCACCACCGGCCAGGACAACTACCTCAACTCCGACTCGCAGGTCGCCAAGGACAACGTCGCCTACCAGGGCCTCTTCGGCGGTCAGGCCATGATCGTCCTTTTCACCACGAAGCCCGGCGCGGATCTCGTCGACCTCTTCACCACCGGTAACGTCAAGAAGTTCCGTGATCTCTCCGCGCAGCTGGAGAAGGACCCGCGCATCGAGAGCGTGATCACTCCGCTCACCGCGCTGCAGTTCACCGCGAACCTGGTCACCAGTCCGGACGGGAATCCGATCAGCAGCCCGGCGGGACAGATCCTGCTCGACGCCCAGAGCCGCGATCCGAATCCGGACTCCGCGAAGCGGCGGCTCGCCGACTCGCTGCGCACCCTGGAAAGAATCAACGCAATACCGGCAGATCGCCGTGATTTCGACGATCCCGAGTGGGCTGACTTCCTGTTGCACGACAACACCGGTGCCGTCCGCAAGTCACTGGAGTCGTTCTTCCCGACCGACCGGACCGCGCAGATGATCGTCCGGTTGAAGGGGAACGCGTCCATCAAGGAAGAGGGCCGCGGAGCATCGGCCACCGAGGCCGCGATGAAGGACCTGACCTTCGACAACGCCGACGTCATGACGACCGGCGCGGCCGTGCTGCTCCGGGATATCAACGACTACCTGCGCGGCGGCTTCCTCACCCTCGGTGCCATCTCGCTGGTCATCATGGCCGGGCTGCTGCTGGTCGCCTTCGCCGTGCGCTGGCGGCTGCTGCCGCTCGGGGTGGTGGCGGTCGGCCTCGTCTGGGCGTTCGGGCTCGCCGGCTACCTGGGTGTGCCGCTGTCCGTCGTGACCATCGCCGGCATGCCCGTCCTGCTCGGGGTCGGCATCGACTTCGCGGTCCAGCTGCACAGCAGAGTCGAGGAGGAGGCACAGCTCGACCGGGCCCGCGATCCCGTCACCGAGGCGCTGGCCCGGCTGATGCCGGCCCTGGCGGTGGCCGCCGTCGCCGGTGTCGTCGCGTTCCTCGCGCTGGAGTTCAGCCAGGTGCCGATGATCCGTGACTTCGGCGTCCTGCTCGCGATCGGCCTGCCGGTCATCGTCGTCGCGACCGTGCTGCTCAGCGCCGCCTCGCTCGGGTTCCGGGAGCGCCGCTCCCCCACCGCGCCGAAGGACTACTCACGAGGCCCGCTGGGGCGTGCGGTGGTGGGGCTCGGCTCGCTGCCCCGGGCGACCGCCATCCCCCTCGTCGTGCTCGCTGTCGCGATCTTCGCCGGTGGTCTGGTCGTCGAGGGCGATCTGAAGGTGCAGACCGACCCGGAGAAGTGGGTTAACCAGGACTCCCAGGTCGTGCACGACATCCAGAGCCTCAAGGCGCAGACGGGCTCCAGCAGCGAGCTCGGCGTCTTCATCCAGTCCGGGGACGTCTTCGACGACGAGACGGTGAAGTTCGTCCACGACTTCACCTACCAGCAGCTCGAGGAGCACCCCCGGGAGCTGGTGACGGCGTCCAGCCTGGTGACGACGATCAGCTTCCTCATGGAGGTGCCCGACACCACGCTGCTCGCCCCGACCGGCGCCGACATCGAGCGGGCCTACCGGGTCACCCCGGAGGCGATCCAGAAGAGCACGGTCAACCTGGACGGCAAGGCGCTCAATCTGATCTTCCGGACCGGGCCGGGCGCGCTGGAGGAACGCGCGGTCGTCGTCGACGACATCCGGGCGACGGTCAACCCGCCCGAGGGGATCCGCGCGACGCCCTCCGGCCTGGCCGTCGTCGGCACCGGTCTGCTGGAGAACTTCGAGAAGAACCGGATCGAGCTGACGTACTTCGCGCTCATCGGCGTGTTCCTGATCCTGCTGCTGTGGCACCGCAACATCGTCCGCGCGGTGGTGTCGGTGGTCCCCGTGCTGATCGCGGTCGGGCTCACCGCGATCGTCTCCTGGCTCGCCGGCTTCGACCTCAGCCCGTTGACGGCGGTCGGCGGGCCACTCGTGATCGCGCTGTGCACGGAGTTCACGACACTGATCGTCATGCGGCACATCGAGGAGCGCCGCCGCGGGCGCGACCCGCTGGGCGCCATCGAGGAGGCCGCGGCCCGGACCGGGCGTGCCTTCATGGTGTCCGCGCTGGCCGCGGTGATCGGGATCGTGGTCCTGGCGTTCAGCTCGCTGCCGCTGCTGCGCGACTTCGGCCTGGTGGTGGCCCTCAACGTGGGTGTCGCCCTGCTCTCCGCGCTGGTCGTGCTGCCGCCGCTGCTGCTGTGGGCGGACGAGCGCGGCTGGGTCTACCGCGGCCCGCGCGCCGCGGCCGGCACGATCCCGCGGCCCACCCCGGCGGAGGTGGGCGGTTCGGCAGAGATCGGCGGGCCGGCCGGGAGCCCGACCCCGCCGGCCGCGGGGAGCTCGACCGGGCCCACTCCCGAGAGCTGA
- a CDS encoding peptidoglycan recognition protein family protein: MAATLYPPARNRPVRNTSGTMVEPTRGLIPHVQVGTGSLFGWFDNPASQVSAHLWLSKTGEFEQYVPFDRRAWAQAAGNPFWISVECEGYDSEDYTAIQIQRLGELFAWGMHEFGWRPEITDSPSGYGLGTHRMGGTAWGGHSCPGNPRANRRGDILAAALGASPGGSLADPGQRYAGMPTLREGMRGPEVVTLQNALNIIFGHEAPTGDPYRLTPDGAYGALTTARVASLQRYATPWFGRIPEDGVCGPNTWRKIGYVLVGMNRQV; the protein is encoded by the coding sequence GTGGCGGCCACCCTCTACCCACCGGCTCGCAACCGCCCGGTCCGCAACACGTCCGGGACGATGGTGGAACCGACCCGCGGGCTGATCCCCCACGTCCAGGTCGGCACCGGTTCGCTCTTCGGCTGGTTCGACAATCCGGCCAGCCAGGTCAGCGCCCATCTGTGGCTGTCGAAGACAGGTGAGTTCGAGCAGTACGTCCCGTTCGACCGTCGGGCCTGGGCGCAGGCCGCCGGCAACCCGTTCTGGATCAGCGTGGAGTGCGAGGGCTACGACTCCGAGGACTACACGGCGATCCAGATCCAGCGCCTGGGCGAGCTCTTCGCCTGGGGGATGCATGAGTTCGGCTGGCGCCCCGAGATCACGGACTCCCCCAGCGGCTACGGGCTCGGCACGCACCGGATGGGCGGCACCGCGTGGGGCGGCCACTCCTGCCCGGGGAACCCCCGCGCGAACCGCCGGGGCGACATCCTCGCGGCCGCGCTGGGGGCGTCTCCCGGGGGGTCGCTCGCGGACCCGGGGCAGCGCTACGCGGGCATGCCCACCCTGCGGGAGGGCATGCGCGGGCCGGAGGTCGTCACCCTGCAGAACGCGCTGAACATCATTTTCGGCCACGAGGCGCCGACGGGTGACCCCTACCGCCTGACGCCCGACGGCGCCTACGGCGCGCTCACCACCGCCCGGGTGGCCTCGCTGCAGCGGTACGCGACACCGTGGTTCGGCCGCATCCCCGAGGACGGGGTCTGCGGCCCGAACACCTGGCGCAAGATCGGCTATGTCCTCGTCGGGATGAACCGCCAGGTGTGA
- a CDS encoding phosphotransferase family protein, producing MAVDDLAGSRPVRDEDAFDVPAVDGWLRRRLEERAAVGTAELGVATGAGVLTERPPVARSVPPPGRPVVRQFSGGASNLTYLLRYQDRDLVLRRPPHGRKASGAHDMAREYRVQARLRPAFRYVPRMVAFCDDPTVIGSEFYVMERVSGVIPRSEFPRSLTFDPERTRRLAFHVVDLLVALHDIDPVAYGLSDLGRGAGYVDRQLTGWARRYREARTPNVPSFDVVVRWLAEYAPEDVATCVIHNDFRIDNVVFDVSRIDEDGLPRISGVLDWEMATLGDPLMDLGGALAYWVQADDDDLFRLTRRQPTHSPGMPTRAEVVEYYAARRGLDVGRWPFYQVFGLFRLAVIAQQIYFRYHHGQTTNPAFREYWRVVAHLEKRCLRVMAAAGL from the coding sequence ATGGCGGTGGATGATCTCGCGGGGTCACGCCCGGTGCGCGACGAGGACGCGTTCGACGTACCCGCGGTGGACGGCTGGCTTCGGCGCCGGCTGGAGGAGCGGGCCGCCGTCGGTACGGCCGAGCTGGGGGTCGCGACCGGCGCGGGGGTGCTGACCGAGCGCCCGCCGGTCGCCCGTTCCGTCCCGCCACCGGGCCGCCCGGTGGTCCGGCAGTTCTCCGGCGGCGCGTCCAACCTCACCTACCTGCTGCGCTACCAGGACCGCGACCTCGTCCTGCGGCGGCCACCGCACGGGCGGAAGGCGTCCGGCGCACACGACATGGCGCGGGAGTACCGGGTGCAGGCCCGGCTGCGTCCGGCCTTCCGGTACGTCCCGCGGATGGTCGCGTTCTGTGACGACCCCACGGTGATCGGCTCGGAGTTCTACGTCATGGAGCGGGTCTCCGGCGTCATCCCGCGCTCGGAGTTCCCGCGCTCCCTCACCTTCGACCCGGAGCGGACCCGCCGCCTCGCCTTCCACGTCGTGGATCTCCTGGTCGCCCTGCACGACATCGACCCGGTCGCCTACGGGCTGTCCGACCTGGGGCGCGGCGCCGGGTATGTCGATCGGCAGCTCACCGGCTGGGCCCGGCGCTACCGGGAGGCCCGCACGCCGAACGTGCCTTCCTTCGACGTCGTCGTGCGCTGGCTCGCCGAGTATGCCCCCGAGGACGTCGCCACCTGCGTCATCCACAACGACTTCCGGATCGACAATGTGGTCTTCGACGTGTCCCGTATCGACGAGGACGGCCTCCCCAGGATCAGCGGTGTCCTCGACTGGGAGATGGCCACCCTCGGTGATCCACTCATGGACCTCGGGGGCGCCCTCGCGTACTGGGTGCAGGCGGACGACGACGACCTCTTCCGGCTCACCCGGCGCCAGCCGACCCACAGCCCCGGCATGCCCACCCGGGCGGAGGTCGTCGAGTACTACGCGGCACGGCGCGGGCTGGACGTCGGCAGATGGCCCTTCTACCAGGTGTTCGGGCTGTTCCGGCTGGCCGTCATCGCCCAGCAGATCTACTTCCGGTACCACCACGGCCAGACGACCAACCCGGCGTTCCGCGAGTACTGGCGGGTCGTCGCCCATCTCGAGAAGCGGTGCCTGCGCGTGATGGCCGCGGCCGGCCTCTGA
- the ahcY gene encoding adenosylhomocysteinase, translating to MTFDFKVADLALAEFGRKEIRLAEHEMPGLMATRAEYAASQPLKGARIMGSLHMTIQTAVLIETLVALGADVRWVSCNIFSTQDHAAAAVVVGPNGSKDDPKGVPVFAWKGETLEEYWWCTDQALSWPDGGAPNMILDDGGDATLLVHKGAEFEKAGAVPATDAADSEEYAIILETLRRTISEKPGRWTTTAASVKGVTEETTTGVHRLYEMAKAGTLAFPAINVNDSVTKSKFDNKYGCRHSVIDGLNRATDVLIGGKVAVVAGYGDVGKGCADALRGQGARVIVTEIDPICALQAAMDGFQVATLEDVVSTADIFVTTTGNYDIITAAHMAAMKHQAIVSNIGHFDNEIDMAGLAKTPGIEKINIKPQVDEWVFPDGHSIIVLAEGRLMNLGCATGHPSFVMSNSFTNQVIAQIELFAKTDQYPVGVYTLPKHLDEKVARLHLDALGVKLTTLSKQQADYIGVPVEGPYKPDHYRY from the coding sequence ATGACTTTCGACTTCAAGGTCGCGGATCTCGCGCTGGCCGAGTTCGGCCGCAAGGAGATCCGGCTTGCCGAGCACGAGATGCCCGGGCTGATGGCCACCCGCGCCGAGTACGCGGCCAGCCAGCCACTCAAGGGCGCCCGGATCATGGGCTCCCTGCACATGACGATCCAGACCGCGGTCCTGATCGAGACGCTCGTCGCCCTCGGCGCGGACGTCCGCTGGGTGTCCTGCAACATCTTCTCCACGCAGGACCACGCCGCGGCCGCGGTGGTCGTCGGGCCGAACGGCTCCAAGGACGACCCGAAGGGCGTGCCGGTCTTCGCCTGGAAGGGCGAGACCCTCGAGGAGTACTGGTGGTGCACCGACCAGGCGCTGTCCTGGCCGGACGGCGGCGCGCCGAACATGATCCTCGACGACGGCGGTGACGCCACCCTGCTCGTCCACAAGGGCGCCGAGTTCGAGAAGGCGGGCGCCGTGCCGGCGACCGACGCCGCGGACTCCGAGGAGTACGCGATCATCCTGGAGACGCTGCGCCGCACGATCTCCGAGAAGCCCGGCCGCTGGACGACGACCGCCGCGTCGGTCAAGGGGGTCACCGAGGAGACCACCACCGGCGTGCACCGGCTGTACGAGATGGCGAAGGCCGGCACGCTCGCCTTCCCCGCCATCAACGTGAACGACTCGGTCACCAAGTCGAAGTTCGACAACAAGTACGGCTGTCGCCACTCCGTCATCGACGGGCTGAACCGGGCGACCGACGTGCTCATCGGCGGCAAGGTCGCGGTCGTCGCCGGCTACGGCGACGTCGGCAAGGGCTGCGCGGACGCGCTGCGCGGCCAGGGCGCCCGCGTCATCGTCACCGAGATCGACCCGATCTGCGCGCTGCAGGCGGCGATGGACGGCTTCCAGGTCGCCACGCTCGAGGACGTCGTCTCCACCGCCGACATCTTCGTGACGACCACCGGCAACTACGACATCATCACCGCCGCGCACATGGCCGCGATGAAGCACCAGGCGATCGTGTCGAACATCGGGCACTTCGACAACGAGATCGACATGGCCGGCCTCGCGAAGACCCCCGGCATCGAGAAGATCAACATCAAGCCGCAGGTCGACGAGTGGGTGTTCCCGGACGGGCACTCGATCATCGTGCTGGCCGAGGGCCGGCTGATGAACCTCGGCTGCGCCACCGGCCACCCGAGCTTCGTGATGTCGAACAGCTTCACCAACCAGGTGATCGCCCAGATCGAGCTGTTCGCCAAGACCGATCAGTACCCGGTCGGCGTCTACACGCTGCCCAAGCACCTGGACGAGAAGGTCGCCCGGCTGCACCTGGACGCCCTGGGCGTCAAGCTCACGACCCTGTCGAAGCAGCAGGCCGACTACATCGGCGTGCCGGTGGAGGGCCCGTACAAGCCGGACCACTACCGCTACTGA